The Frondihabitans australicus genome includes a region encoding these proteins:
- a CDS encoding ribonuclease J, producing MPTTIQTPRALEKGTLRVIPTGGLGEIGRNMTVYEIDGKLLVVDAGVLFPEEHQPGVDLILPDFSPITDRLDDVLGVVLTHGHEDHIGAVPYLLRLRKDIPLLGSTLTLALVEAKLKEHRIAPYTMAVKEGQIEKLGPFELEFIAVNHSIPDALAVAIRTSAGLVLHTGDFKMDQLPLDDRITDLRAFARLGEEGVDLFLPDSTNADVPGFTALERDIGPVLDDVIARAPRRVVVASFSSHVHRVQQVLDAAHVNGRRVAFLGRSMIRNMTIAADLGYLRVPEGVLIDAKKAKDLPDDRIVYMSTGSQGEPMAVLARMANLEHQIEIGEGDTVILASSLIPGNENSVYRVIDGLTKLGAHVVHKGNAKVHVSGHAAAGELLYCYNILRPKNVMPVHGEHRHLFASAALAERTGVPRKNIITGQDGIVVDLRDGVAEVVGQLDLGFVYVDGSTVGEITDADLKDRRVLAEEGFISVFVAIDPATGRVVVGPEIQSRGFAEDESVFDTVRPKIIAALTEAAENGTRDTHAFSQVVRRTVGRWVNTQHRRRPMIVPVVISA from the coding sequence ATGCCCACAACCATTCAGACTCCGCGCGCTCTCGAGAAGGGCACGCTGCGGGTGATCCCGACCGGCGGCCTCGGCGAGATCGGCCGCAACATGACCGTCTACGAGATCGACGGCAAGCTCCTCGTCGTCGACGCGGGCGTGCTCTTCCCCGAAGAGCACCAGCCCGGCGTCGACCTGATCCTGCCCGACTTCTCTCCGATCACCGACCGTCTCGACGACGTGCTCGGCGTCGTCCTCACGCACGGCCACGAGGACCACATCGGCGCGGTGCCCTACCTCCTCAGGCTGCGGAAAGACATCCCGCTGCTCGGCTCGACGCTGACGCTCGCCCTCGTCGAGGCGAAGCTCAAAGAGCACCGCATCGCCCCCTACACGATGGCCGTCAAAGAGGGTCAGATCGAGAAGCTGGGGCCGTTCGAGCTCGAGTTCATCGCGGTCAACCATTCGATCCCCGACGCCCTCGCCGTCGCGATCCGCACCAGTGCGGGCCTCGTGCTCCACACGGGCGACTTCAAGATGGACCAGCTGCCGCTGGACGACCGCATCACCGACCTCCGCGCCTTCGCCCGGCTGGGGGAGGAGGGCGTCGACCTGTTCCTGCCCGACTCGACCAACGCCGACGTTCCCGGCTTCACCGCCCTCGAGCGCGACATCGGCCCGGTGCTCGACGACGTGATCGCCCGAGCGCCCCGCCGCGTGGTCGTCGCCAGCTTCTCCAGCCACGTCCACCGGGTGCAGCAGGTGCTCGACGCCGCTCACGTGAACGGACGCCGCGTCGCCTTCCTCGGGCGCTCCATGATCCGCAACATGACGATCGCCGCCGACCTGGGCTACCTCAGGGTGCCCGAGGGCGTCCTCATCGACGCGAAGAAGGCGAAGGACCTCCCCGACGACCGCATCGTCTACATGTCGACGGGGTCCCAGGGCGAGCCGATGGCGGTCCTCGCGCGCATGGCGAACCTCGAGCACCAGATCGAGATCGGCGAGGGCGACACCGTGATCCTCGCGTCGAGCCTGATCCCCGGCAACGAGAACTCCGTGTACCGCGTCATCGACGGCCTCACGAAGCTGGGCGCGCACGTCGTGCACAAGGGCAACGCGAAGGTCCACGTGTCCGGTCACGCCGCCGCCGGCGAGCTGCTCTACTGCTACAACATCCTCCGGCCGAAGAACGTCATGCCCGTCCACGGCGAGCACCGTCACCTCTTCGCCAGCGCCGCCCTCGCCGAGCGGACCGGAGTGCCGCGGAAGAACATCATCACCGGCCAGGACGGCATCGTCGTCGACCTTCGCGACGGCGTCGCCGAGGTCGTGGGCCAGCTCGACCTGGGCTTCGTCTACGTCGACGGCTCGACCGTCGGCGAGATCACCGACGCCGACCTGAAGGACCGCCGTGTGCTCGCGGAAGAGGGGTTCATCTCCGTCTTCGTCGCGATCGACCCGGCAACGGGTCGCGTGGTGGTCGGGCCGGAGATCCAGTCGCGCGGGTTCGCCGAAGACGAGTCGGTCTTCGACACCGTCCGGCCGAAGATCATCGCCGCGCTCACCGAGGCGGCCGAGAACGGCACCCGCGACACGCACGCGTTCAGCCAGGTCGTCCGCCGCACGGTGGGCCGCTGGGTGAACACGCAGCACCGCCGCCGCCCGATGATCGTCCCGGTCGTGATCTCGGCGTAG
- the dapA gene encoding 4-hydroxy-tetrahydrodipicolinate synthase — MSNIQNPFGQVLVALVTPFTADGEVDWPGVEKHIDDCIRQGADGIVVTGTTGETSTLTDPEKLRLVEVGKSVADGRAKIITGGGSNETAHAIQLYKASEKAGADGVMIVTPYYNKPTQAGVLTHFRMIADATDLPVILYDIPGRTGIPIKYETILRAAKHPNIVAVKDAKGDFSEVSRVLNQTDLMYFSGDDSNVLPHLAIGATGLIGVTANIAAAPYRTIVDAVNAGDLKTATAAHQQLEPLVRAVMTHVPGTVAAKYILHGLGRISSPRVRLPLVGPEDSEAALIEDELSLVGEIPGVDFSRFRPDRNAAAGGALPKVHGTTR, encoded by the coding sequence GTGTCGAACATCCAGAACCCTTTCGGGCAGGTCCTCGTCGCTCTCGTCACCCCGTTCACCGCCGACGGCGAAGTCGACTGGCCCGGCGTCGAGAAGCACATCGACGACTGCATCCGGCAGGGGGCCGACGGCATCGTCGTCACCGGCACGACGGGTGAGACCTCCACTCTCACCGACCCCGAGAAGCTCCGCCTGGTCGAGGTGGGCAAGTCGGTGGCCGACGGCCGAGCCAAGATCATCACGGGCGGCGGCTCGAACGAGACCGCGCACGCTATCCAGCTCTACAAGGCGAGCGAGAAGGCCGGCGCCGACGGCGTCATGATCGTCACGCCGTACTACAACAAGCCCACCCAGGCCGGCGTGCTCACGCACTTCCGCATGATCGCCGACGCGACCGACCTGCCGGTCATCCTGTACGACATCCCGGGCCGCACCGGCATCCCGATCAAGTACGAGACGATCCTGCGTGCCGCCAAGCACCCGAACATCGTCGCCGTGAAGGACGCCAAGGGCGACTTCTCCGAGGTCAGCCGCGTGCTCAACCAGACCGACCTCATGTACTTCTCGGGCGACGACTCGAACGTGCTCCCGCACCTCGCGATCGGCGCCACCGGCCTCATCGGCGTCACGGCGAACATCGCCGCGGCGCCCTACCGCACGATCGTCGACGCGGTGAACGCCGGCGACCTGAAGACCGCCACCGCCGCGCACCAGCAGCTCGAGCCGCTCGTGCGCGCGGTCATGACCCACGTGCCCGGCACCGTCGCGGCGAAGTACATCCTCCACGGCCTCGGCCGCATCTCGAGCCCCCGCGTGCGGCTCCCGCTCGTCGGCCCCGAAGACTCCGAGGCCGCCCTCATCGAAGACGAGCTGTCTCTCGTCGGGGAGATCCCCGGCGTCGACTTCTCGAGGTTCCGCCCCGACCGCAACGCGGCCGCCGGCGGCGCCCTGCCCAAGGTGCACGGCACCACGCGCTGA
- a CDS encoding glycosyltransferase family 39 protein, translating into MTLAAPPIDAVPKPAIRTPTLVGVLPVVPAVVGAVVAAPYLPASLWRDEAATVSAAHRTLPQLVHLLGHDDPALALYYLVMHVWVAIAGTGEIALRLPSFAAAIAAVLVIGALARRIAGPWAGVAASVLLTVSPGFFTLYAVDARPYALVVLCVTASAYVAHRLGAAGAEMPPRSRTLLLAAWSVLAAATIGLEVLAAPAVLPQVVWLFGVGRRRTGSRVSRTSVTVALILPVLTGLAGLYMAQRGSELQSWVLPVSKRQVLSSLVGLATPMGLALVVLAIPGLLLARRLVEDDARRRGVVAAIVALAWALLPPLALLVYSKVFAPSYVPRYYLSAVPGAVLLVALVFAGSLRGVLEARLVGLSAGLRRAGAALLAIAAVVAVVYPVTHSAYAANPDAEDLRGTAAWIESHASADDGIVYSPTYAEAGVRWYLGDSAPKGPPNLQAQPATSAIAAGSLWTPTTSTTDAATVLRGVQRVFVVGYAGKQRWVPVPDVGTPVAAEIEQCWTRVAGRTSGPDASGIRATLWERPASRKPGCSI; encoded by the coding sequence GTGACGCTTGCAGCGCCCCCGATCGATGCGGTCCCGAAGCCCGCGATCCGGACGCCGACCCTCGTCGGCGTCCTCCCCGTCGTGCCCGCCGTCGTCGGGGCCGTCGTCGCGGCGCCGTACCTGCCGGCCTCCCTCTGGCGGGACGAGGCGGCGACGGTCAGTGCCGCCCACCGGACCCTGCCGCAGCTGGTGCACCTGCTGGGGCACGATGATCCTGCGCTCGCCCTGTACTACCTGGTGATGCACGTGTGGGTCGCCATCGCGGGCACCGGCGAGATCGCCCTGCGCCTGCCGTCGTTCGCGGCCGCGATCGCCGCCGTGCTCGTGATCGGCGCGCTCGCTCGGCGCATCGCCGGGCCCTGGGCGGGCGTGGCCGCGAGCGTGCTTCTGACCGTGTCGCCCGGATTCTTCACGCTCTACGCGGTCGACGCCCGGCCGTACGCCCTCGTGGTCCTGTGCGTGACGGCCAGCGCGTACGTCGCGCATCGACTGGGGGCCGCAGGAGCCGAGATGCCACCCCGGTCGCGAACCCTCCTGCTGGCCGCGTGGTCGGTCCTCGCCGCCGCCACCATCGGCCTCGAGGTGCTCGCCGCGCCCGCGGTGCTGCCACAGGTCGTCTGGCTGTTCGGCGTGGGGCGACGTCGCACGGGGTCGAGAGTCTCTCGGACGAGCGTGACGGTCGCCCTGATCCTGCCAGTCCTCACGGGCCTGGCGGGGCTGTACATGGCCCAGCGCGGCAGCGAGCTGCAGAGCTGGGTGCTGCCGGTGTCGAAGCGGCAGGTGCTGTCGAGCCTGGTCGGGCTGGCGACGCCCATGGGCCTGGCTCTGGTCGTGCTGGCGATTCCCGGGCTCCTGCTGGCACGTCGTCTCGTCGAGGACGACGCTCGACGGCGCGGCGTCGTCGCCGCGATCGTGGCTCTCGCCTGGGCGCTTCTGCCGCCGCTCGCTCTGCTCGTGTACTCGAAGGTGTTCGCGCCGTCGTACGTGCCGCGCTATTACCTGAGCGCTGTGCCGGGGGCCGTGCTGCTGGTCGCTCTCGTCTTCGCGGGGTCGCTCCGAGGCGTGCTCGAGGCGAGGCTCGTCGGGCTCTCCGCAGGCCTGCGACGCGCGGGTGCCGCGCTGCTCGCGATCGCCGCCGTCGTCGCGGTCGTCTACCCGGTCACGCACTCGGCTTACGCGGCGAACCCCGACGCCGAGGACCTCCGGGGCACGGCGGCCTGGATCGAGAGCCATGCGAGCGCCGACGACGGGATCGTCTACTCGCCCACCTACGCCGAGGCCGGCGTCCGCTGGTACCTCGGGGACTCGGCGCCGAAGGGGCCGCCGAACCTGCAGGCGCAGCCCGCGACGTCGGCCATCGCGGCCGGGTCGCTGTGGACGCCGACGACGTCGACGACCGACGCCGCCACGGTTCTCCGCGGGGTGCAGCGCGTGTTCGTCGTCGGCTACGCCGGGAAGCAGCGCTGGGTTCCGGTGCCGGACGTCGGCACGCCCGTCGCCGCCGAGATCGAGCAGTGCTGGACGCGCGTGGCCGGCCGGACGTCGGGGCCCGACGCGAGCGGCATCCGCGCGACGCTCTGGGAGCGCCCCGCCTCGAGGAAGCCGGGCTGCTCGATCTGA
- the thyX gene encoding FAD-dependent thymidylate synthase yields the protein MPEDVTETAAAPTAPADRIEYRSDVTVELVRSSAHDSDVLFAARVSTMGEQTLEGAQADADGQQATKGAGLINYLMRDRHGSPFEHNSMTFYVQAPIFVFREFMRHRMASYNEESGRYRELNPVFYVPAESRNLVQQGKPGAYDFVPGTPEQYELVVEATKASTTLAYEAYVKMLEAGVAREVARIVLPLNIYSSMYVTVNARSLMNFLSLRTKREGTHFPSFPQREIEMCAEKMEDLWKGLMPLTYAAFEKNGRVAP from the coding sequence GTGCCTGAAGACGTGACCGAGACCGCAGCCGCCCCCACAGCTCCCGCCGACCGCATCGAGTACCGCTCCGACGTGACGGTCGAGCTCGTGCGCTCCAGCGCCCACGACTCCGACGTGCTCTTCGCGGCGCGCGTGTCGACCATGGGCGAGCAGACCCTGGAGGGCGCCCAGGCCGACGCCGACGGCCAGCAGGCGACCAAGGGCGCGGGGCTCATCAACTACCTCATGCGCGACCGCCACGGCTCGCCGTTCGAGCACAACTCGATGACCTTCTACGTGCAGGCGCCGATCTTCGTGTTCCGCGAGTTCATGCGGCACCGCATGGCCTCCTACAACGAAGAGTCCGGCCGCTACCGCGAGCTCAACCCCGTGTTCTACGTGCCTGCCGAGTCGCGCAACCTCGTCCAGCAGGGCAAGCCCGGCGCGTACGACTTCGTGCCCGGCACGCCCGAGCAGTACGAGCTGGTCGTCGAGGCCACCAAGGCGTCGACCACTCTCGCGTACGAGGCCTACGTCAAGATGCTCGAGGCCGGTGTGGCCCGGGAGGTCGCGCGCATCGTGCTGCCGCTCAACATCTACTCGTCGATGTACGTCACCGTGAACGCCCGCTCGCTGATGAACTTCCTCAGCCTCCGCACGAAGCGCGAGGGCACGCACTTCCCGTCGTTCCCGCAGCGCGAGATCGAGATGTGCGCCGAGAAGATGGAAGACCTCTGGAAGGGCCTCATGCCCCTCACCTACGCCGCCTTCGAGAAGAACGGCCGCGTCGCGCCGTAG
- a CDS encoding TIGR01777 family oxidoreductase yields the protein MAGQTVLIAGASGLIGTEVTAQLRRAGHEVLTLVRRPTTNRSEFTWSPSAGIVDYNLLDRADAVINLSGASLSKLPWTKSYRGEIRDSRVDATRTLAQAMHHAVNPPATFLSGSAVGFYGDRPLDVLTEESSRGTGFLSDVVVDWEAEAHRAPESTRVATFRTGVVIGPGGAMKPLLALTRAFLGSRLGSGAQIWPWISLHDEAAAIVHLLTSELSGPVNLAGPVPATSDRLTALTAKALHRPYRLAVPEFAIRALLGDAGQEMLLSSQKVVPEKLLADGFEFRDQTVEKALEALLD from the coding sequence ATGGCAGGGCAGACCGTACTGATCGCAGGAGCCTCCGGGCTGATCGGCACGGAGGTGACCGCCCAGTTGAGGCGGGCGGGCCACGAGGTCCTCACCCTCGTGCGTCGGCCGACCACGAACCGCAGCGAGTTCACCTGGTCGCCCTCGGCCGGGATCGTCGACTACAACCTCCTCGATCGCGCCGACGCCGTCATCAACCTCTCCGGCGCGTCGCTCTCGAAGCTCCCGTGGACCAAGAGCTACCGAGGTGAGATCCGCGACTCGCGGGTCGACGCCACACGCACGCTCGCGCAGGCCATGCACCACGCCGTGAACCCGCCGGCGACCTTCCTGAGCGGCTCGGCCGTCGGCTTCTACGGCGACCGGCCGCTCGACGTCCTCACCGAGGAGTCGTCGCGAGGCACCGGATTCCTCTCCGACGTCGTCGTCGACTGGGAGGCCGAGGCGCACCGGGCGCCGGAGTCGACGCGCGTCGCGACCTTCCGCACGGGCGTGGTCATCGGGCCCGGGGGTGCGATGAAGCCGCTGCTCGCCCTGACCCGCGCCTTCCTCGGCTCGCGGCTCGGATCGGGCGCCCAGATCTGGCCCTGGATCTCGCTCCACGACGAGGCCGCCGCGATCGTCCACCTGCTCACCAGCGAGCTGTCCGGGCCGGTCAACCTCGCGGGCCCGGTGCCGGCCACGAGCGACCGGCTCACCGCGCTCACCGCCAAGGCGCTGCATCGCCCGTACCGCCTCGCCGTCCCCGAGTTCGCGATCCGGGCCCTCCTCGGCGACGCCGGCCAGGAGATGCTCCTGTCGAGCCAGAAGGTCGTGCCCGAGAAGCTTCTCGCCGACGGCTTCGAGTTCCGAGACCAGACGGTCGAGAAGGCGCTGGAGGCGCTGCTCGACTAG
- the dapB gene encoding 4-hydroxy-tetrahydrodipicolinate reductase, translated as MTVRVAVVGATGRMGRLFVRLIDESADHELHAGLSSRDDLAGIEGADLVVDVTVPAVSPGIVERAVRAGIPVLVGTSGWSEPRLAALGTVVAEVGGPGVLVVPNFSVGSVLATMFATMAARFYESVEIVETHHPGKVDSPSGTAIRTAELVADARRDLGPVRAPHVDQRARGQQVASVPVHSLRLPGIEARQEVVFGGAGETLSLVHDTTSQTAYEQGIRVALAAAPTVTGVVVGLDRVLPLGPSSERA; from the coding sequence ATGACTGTTCGCGTCGCCGTCGTCGGTGCCACCGGCCGGATGGGCCGCCTCTTCGTCCGCCTCATCGACGAGAGCGCCGACCACGAGCTGCACGCGGGGCTCTCCAGCCGCGACGACCTCGCAGGCATCGAGGGCGCCGACCTCGTCGTCGACGTCACGGTGCCCGCGGTGAGCCCGGGCATCGTCGAGCGGGCCGTGCGCGCCGGAATCCCCGTTCTCGTCGGCACCTCCGGCTGGTCGGAGCCCCGGCTCGCCGCGCTCGGCACGGTCGTCGCCGAGGTGGGCGGCCCCGGCGTCCTCGTGGTGCCGAACTTCTCGGTCGGATCGGTGCTCGCGACGATGTTCGCCACGATGGCCGCCCGGTTCTACGAGTCGGTCGAGATCGTCGAGACGCACCACCCCGGCAAGGTCGACTCGCCGTCCGGCACGGCGATCCGCACGGCCGAGCTCGTCGCCGACGCCCGCCGCGACCTCGGCCCGGTGCGCGCGCCTCACGTCGACCAGCGGGCTCGCGGGCAGCAGGTCGCCAGCGTCCCGGTCCACAGCCTCCGTCTGCCCGGCATCGAAGCCCGGCAGGAGGTCGTGTTCGGCGGCGCGGGCGAGACGCTCTCGCTCGTCCACGACACGACCTCGCAGACGGCGTACGAGCAGGGCATCCGCGTCGCTCTGGCCGCGGCACCCACCGTGACGGGCGTAGTCGTCGGCCTCGACCGGGTCCTGCCCCTCGGGCCGTCGTCCGAGCGCGCGTGA
- a CDS encoding GNAT family N-acetyltransferase — MLQFRETPVDDPEAHALLEAYFAERVATFPDPAGYTTRYPDPAAFVPPEGVFLLIDLETGGAQEQPEPVRGVACGGIRRLPPLADGRVRYEVKHLYVAPGGRGRGLGRILLAELERRAADLGADLIVLDTNDSLRAAGGLYRSSGYRTTEPYNDNPNATTWYAKDVVR; from the coding sequence GTGCTGCAGTTCCGAGAGACCCCTGTCGACGACCCCGAGGCGCACGCGCTCCTCGAGGCCTACTTCGCCGAGCGCGTGGCGACCTTCCCCGATCCTGCCGGCTACACCACCCGCTACCCCGACCCGGCGGCGTTCGTGCCGCCCGAGGGCGTCTTCCTGCTGATCGACCTGGAGACCGGCGGGGCGCAGGAGCAGCCGGAACCCGTCCGGGGCGTCGCGTGCGGCGGCATCCGGCGCCTGCCGCCCCTGGCCGACGGGCGCGTGCGGTACGAGGTGAAGCACCTGTATGTGGCGCCGGGCGGCAGGGGGCGGGGACTGGGTCGGATCCTGCTGGCCGAGCTGGAGCGCCGCGCGGCGGACCTGGGCGCCGACCTGATCGTGCTCGACACGAACGACAGCCTGCGGGCCGCCGGCGGCCTCTACCGGTCGTCGGGGTATCGCACGACCGAGCCGTACAACGACAACCCGAACGCCACGACCTGGTACGCGAAGGACGTCGTCCGGTAG
- a CDS encoding histidine phosphatase family protein — MSHYLYLVRHGEQQDAEYGLPDGPLSERGKRQARLIAERLGGVPFSGAWHSPLQGAAETARIMTELMPALDPQPSTLLFDCIPSGPTPEMPSAFKQFYGGITDEQIEAGEAQMADAVAEWLTPSRDDRHDLLITHNFVIGWFVREVFRAPAWRWMGVNQANGGLTIIRVRSAKPPELVTHNDLGHLPVELRTGLPVEQPL; from the coding sequence GTGTCGCACTACCTCTACCTCGTCCGGCACGGCGAGCAGCAGGATGCGGAGTACGGGCTTCCCGACGGTCCCCTCTCCGAACGGGGCAAGCGGCAGGCGCGGCTCATCGCCGAGCGCCTCGGCGGCGTGCCGTTCTCGGGCGCCTGGCACTCGCCGCTCCAGGGCGCGGCGGAGACCGCGCGCATCATGACCGAGCTGATGCCCGCCCTCGACCCGCAGCCGTCGACGCTCCTCTTCGACTGCATCCCCTCGGGCCCCACGCCCGAGATGCCGAGCGCGTTCAAGCAGTTCTACGGCGGGATCACCGACGAGCAGATCGAGGCCGGCGAGGCGCAGATGGCCGACGCGGTCGCCGAGTGGCTGACCCCGTCCCGCGACGACCGCCACGACCTGCTGATCACCCACAACTTCGTCATCGGCTGGTTCGTGCGCGAGGTCTTCCGAGCGCCGGCCTGGCGCTGGATGGGCGTCAACCAGGCCAACGGCGGCCTGACGATCATCCGGGTGCGGTCGGCCAAGCCGCCGGAGCTCGTGACCCACAACGACCTCGGCCACCTGCCGGTCGAGCTGCGCACCGGGCTCCCGGTCGAGCAGCCGCTGTAG
- a CDS encoding M16 family metallopeptidase, protein MNGPVPLPLDQVELAFDVSADERVRRSILPTGVRILSERMGGARSATVGFWVAVGSRDEGDTERGSTHFLEHLLFKGTPTRSAFDISVSFESVGGEHNAATAKEYTCYYAKVRDVDVDMAVDVLADMVTSSVLDADEFEVERGVILDELAEAADDAGDIGSERLFESVLGDHPLGRPIGGSPESIREARRDDVLSHYRANYRPQDLVVTVAGAVDHDLLVGRIEAALLRAGWPDTNAAPVQRRSTAPAELASRAGVTILSRPLEQATVMHAVPGLALTDARRPTLSILNAVLGGGMSSRLFQEVREKRGLAYSVYSFTPSYSDAGLFGLYAGCAPRNAPEVSRLLLAEFDRIAESGITERELARSLGMLGGAAALALEDSDTRMNRLGRAEISTGEFVDLDESLSRLGTVTPEGVQSLARELRSGVVSTVVVGDVSPEDFDTTTVLPVAASPSAMQ, encoded by the coding sequence ATGAATGGACCGGTTCCCCTGCCCCTCGACCAGGTCGAGCTGGCGTTCGACGTCTCGGCGGACGAACGCGTGCGGCGGAGCATCCTCCCCACGGGCGTGCGGATCCTCTCGGAGCGGATGGGCGGCGCCCGGAGCGCGACGGTCGGCTTCTGGGTGGCCGTCGGCTCCCGCGACGAAGGCGACACCGAGCGAGGCTCGACGCACTTCCTCGAGCACCTGCTGTTCAAAGGCACCCCGACCCGGTCGGCGTTCGACATCTCGGTGAGCTTCGAGTCGGTCGGCGGCGAGCACAACGCCGCGACCGCGAAGGAGTACACCTGCTACTACGCCAAGGTCCGCGACGTCGACGTCGACATGGCCGTCGACGTCCTCGCCGACATGGTGACCTCCTCGGTGCTCGACGCCGACGAGTTCGAGGTCGAGCGCGGGGTGATCCTCGACGAGCTCGCCGAGGCGGCCGACGACGCCGGCGACATCGGCTCCGAGCGCCTGTTCGAGTCGGTGCTCGGCGACCACCCCCTCGGCCGCCCCATCGGCGGCTCGCCGGAGAGCATCCGCGAGGCCCGCCGCGACGACGTGCTGAGCCACTACCGGGCGAACTACCGCCCGCAAGACCTGGTCGTCACCGTCGCGGGGGCCGTCGACCACGACCTCCTCGTGGGCCGCATCGAGGCCGCCCTCCTGCGGGCCGGCTGGCCCGACACGAACGCGGCGCCTGTGCAGCGACGGTCGACGGCGCCGGCCGAGCTCGCCTCGCGCGCAGGCGTCACGATCCTGTCCAGGCCGCTGGAGCAGGCGACGGTCATGCACGCGGTACCGGGTCTCGCCCTCACCGACGCCCGGCGCCCGACCCTCAGCATCCTCAACGCGGTCCTAGGCGGCGGCATGTCGTCGAGGCTGTTCCAGGAGGTCCGGGAGAAGCGCGGCCTCGCCTACTCCGTGTACTCGTTCACCCCGAGCTACTCCGACGCGGGGCTGTTCGGGCTGTACGCGGGGTGCGCGCCTCGCAACGCGCCGGAGGTCTCCCGGCTCCTGCTGGCCGAATTCGACCGGATCGCCGAGTCGGGCATCACCGAGCGCGAGCTCGCGCGCTCCCTCGGCATGCTCGGCGGCGCCGCGGCGCTGGCGCTTGAGGACAGCGACACGCGCATGAACCGCCTCGGCCGGGCGGAGATCTCGACCGGCGAGTTCGTCGACCTCGACGAGTCGCTGTCCCGCCTCGGCACCGTCACGCCCGAGGGGGTACAGAGCCTCGCTCGCGAGCTCCGGTCCGGCGTAGTGTCCACGGTGGTCGTCGGCGACGTCTCACCCGAGGATTTCGACACCACGACCGTCCTCCCGGTGGCAGCGTCGCCATCGGCGATGCAGTGA
- a CDS encoding TetR/AcrR family transcriptional regulator → MTVEFPPSAVQRSLGEASPALQPGPGAKQRVLVTADRLFYDEGIRTVGVDRLIAESSVTKATFYKHFGAKDNLVLDYMRRRRDDAMATVDEIRADAGSPLDALRELLASISDEIQAPGFRGCPFVNAAAEFAEPEHPVRQIVVQHREWYTDALVTLFREAGHPMSGDAADEFYLARDGAMVAGYAGDAIAATSAMARVTERLFADCA, encoded by the coding sequence GTGACGGTCGAATTCCCCCCATCGGCCGTCCAGCGTTCCCTGGGGGAAGCCTCCCCCGCGCTCCAGCCGGGCCCCGGCGCGAAGCAGCGCGTCCTCGTGACCGCCGACCGCCTCTTCTACGACGAGGGCATCCGCACCGTCGGCGTCGACCGGCTCATCGCCGAGTCGAGCGTCACGAAGGCGACCTTCTACAAGCACTTCGGCGCGAAGGACAACCTCGTGCTCGACTACATGCGCCGTCGACGCGACGACGCCATGGCCACGGTCGACGAGATCCGCGCCGACGCCGGATCGCCGCTCGACGCCCTGCGCGAGCTCCTGGCGTCGATCTCCGACGAGATCCAGGCCCCAGGATTCCGCGGCTGCCCGTTCGTGAACGCGGCCGCCGAGTTCGCCGAGCCCGAGCACCCCGTGCGTCAGATCGTCGTGCAGCACCGCGAGTGGTACACCGATGCCCTCGTGACCCTGTTCCGCGAGGCCGGGCATCCGATGTCGGGCGACGCGGCCGACGAGTTCTACCTGGCCCGCGACGGCGCGATGGTGGCCGGCTACGCCGGCGACGCGATCGCCGCGACCTCGGCCATGGCGCGCGTGACCGAGCGACTCTTCGCCGACTGCGCCTGA